A stretch of Candidatus Omnitrophota bacterium DNA encodes these proteins:
- a CDS encoding aldehyde dehydrogenase family protein, whose product MKKYDLFINGKWIAAQSGETFEVMNPAITQPMALAAKGGPEDAAAAVMAARKAFDEGPWPRMLASERAAVLYKLSALIRENLEEIARDESLNVGKPIRDSRDEVGAGAYCFEYYAGAVTKFFGETIPVSKQGLDFTLRVPIGVAACIVPWNFPFPMACWKVAPALAAGNAVVLKPASYTPISALHLARLAQEAGFPEGVFNLITGPGSTTGSALVAHPGVDKISFTGETVTGQEIMRTAAEGIKRVALELGGKSPNIVFADADVEKAARNSVLSVFGNCGQDCCARSRAFVEKSVYDQFVEAFIDQTKKTVIGDPLDDATEIGPMVSMKQRETVRGYIELGVKEGATLAYGGEILSEGAYAKGSYIRPAVFTNAANDMRISQEEIFGPVLNVIPFTDEDEMIRQVNGTQYGLSGSIWTNNINRALRTAKQVQSGVMGVNCSSSVFMEAPFGGFKKSGIGRDLGMHGLAAFTEVKNVFIFLG is encoded by the coding sequence ATGAAAAAGTACGATCTATTCATCAATGGAAAATGGATTGCCGCCCAGTCGGGCGAGACGTTCGAAGTAATGAATCCGGCGATTACTCAGCCGATGGCTTTGGCCGCCAAGGGCGGACCGGAAGATGCCGCCGCCGCCGTCATGGCGGCGCGCAAGGCGTTCGACGAAGGTCCTTGGCCGCGTATGTTGGCATCCGAACGCGCCGCCGTCCTTTATAAACTATCCGCGCTGATTCGCGAGAATCTGGAGGAGATTGCGCGGGATGAGTCGCTCAATGTTGGAAAGCCCATCCGCGATTCGCGGGACGAAGTAGGCGCTGGAGCCTATTGCTTCGAATATTACGCGGGAGCGGTTACCAAGTTTTTCGGCGAGACCATTCCCGTATCCAAACAGGGTTTGGACTTTACCCTGCGCGTTCCCATCGGCGTGGCGGCGTGCATTGTACCGTGGAATTTTCCCTTTCCAATGGCCTGTTGGAAGGTCGCTCCGGCGTTGGCGGCGGGAAACGCCGTGGTCTTGAAGCCCGCGAGCTATACGCCGATTTCCGCCTTGCATCTGGCGCGGTTGGCGCAGGAAGCGGGATTTCCCGAAGGCGTATTCAATCTCATCACCGGCCCCGGCTCGACAACCGGTTCTGCGCTGGTCGCTCATCCCGGCGTGGACAAAATTTCCTTTACGGGAGAAACCGTAACCGGCCAGGAGATCATGAGAACAGCGGCGGAAGGCATCAAACGCGTTGCGCTGGAATTAGGCGGAAAATCGCCCAATATCGTCTTCGCCGACGCCGATGTGGAGAAGGCGGCGCGCAATTCCGTTCTCAGCGTTTTTGGTAATTGCGGGCAGGATTGCTGCGCCCGCAGCCGCGCCTTTGTGGAAAAATCCGTCTACGATCAATTCGTCGAAGCTTTTATCGATCAAACCAAGAAAACCGTCATCGGCGATCCGTTGGACGACGCCACGGAGATCGGGCCGATGGTTTCCATGAAGCAGCGGGAGACGGTGCGCGGCTATATCGAATTGGGCGTAAAGGAAGGGGCGACGCTGGCCTATGGCGGCGAGATTCTTTCCGAGGGCGCTTACGCCAAAGGCTCTTATATCCGTCCCGCCGTTTTCACGAATGCAGCGAACGATATGCGCATATCGCAAGAGGAGATATTCGGTCCGGTACTGAATGTGATACCCTTTACGGATGAGGACGAAATGATCCGGCAGGTCAACGGAACGCAATACGGCCTCTCCGGCTCCATCTGGACGAATAACATCAATCGGGCGCTGCGGACAGCCAAGCAGGTGCAATCCGGCGTTATGGGCGTCAATTGCAGTTCGAGCGTATTTATGGAAGCTCCATTCGGCGGCTTTAAGAAGAGCGGCATTGGCCGCGATTTGGGAATGCATGGCTTAGCTGCTTTCACCGAAGTGAAAAACGTCTTTATCTTTTTGGGATAA
- a CDS encoding uracil-DNA glycosylase, translating to MNPAPLSPVEATQIFLEQLSALGVKTLYLSDEAQKALHPASPKELLDAQKKSLADCQLCKLCKGRTQVVFGQGNPSASLVFVGEGPGEDEDRQGVPFVGRAGQLLTKMIENGMGVKRSDVYICNVVKCRPPGNRNPESDEIAACEPFLHAQLAVIKPKAIIALGKFAAQTLLKTQAPISRLRGHWHEYQGVKLMPTFHPSYILHLPPEKQKQEKEKIWEDLQLVMKELGLKRPSSSET from the coding sequence ATGAATCCAGCGCCTCTCTCCCCCGTCGAAGCCACGCAAATCTTCCTGGAGCAACTCTCCGCTCTAGGCGTGAAAACGCTATATCTCTCCGACGAGGCGCAGAAAGCGCTTCATCCCGCTTCCCCGAAAGAACTCCTTGACGCGCAAAAAAAATCGCTGGCCGATTGCCAGCTCTGCAAACTCTGCAAAGGCCGCACCCAGGTCGTCTTCGGCCAAGGCAATCCCTCCGCCTCGTTGGTCTTCGTCGGCGAAGGCCCCGGCGAGGATGAAGATCGGCAGGGAGTCCCTTTTGTTGGCCGCGCCGGGCAACTTTTAACGAAAATGATCGAAAACGGCATGGGAGTCAAACGCTCGGACGTCTACATCTGCAACGTCGTCAAATGCCGCCCTCCCGGCAACCGCAATCCCGAATCCGACGAAATCGCCGCCTGCGAGCCGTTTCTCCATGCGCAGTTAGCCGTCATCAAACCGAAAGCCATCATCGCCTTGGGCAAATTCGCCGCCCAAACCCTGCTCAAAACCCAAGCGCCGATTTCGCGGCTGCGCGGCCATTGGCATGAATATCAAGGCGTCAAACTCATGCCCACCTTTCATCCCTCCTATATCTTGCATTTGCCTCCTGAAAAACAAAAACAGGAAAAAGAAAAAATATGGGAAGACCTGCAATTGGTCATGAAGGAACTAGGTTTGAAAAGACCTTCCTCTTCGGAAACCTAG
- a CDS encoding inositol monophosphatase family protein, which yields MKELLAFAIEMAENAGKIILQYYQKEIQVDSKPDNSPVTIADRSAEEFLRAEIGKRFPDDAILGEEFGVKDGHSGFRWILDPIDGTKSFVRGVPLFGCMIALERDGKSLLGVVRFPVLGDTIAALSGEGCFLNGNRCRASQTREVSKASIMMQPPNAIMRYQGEKALLRLLRDTGVQYTYADCYGFLLVAAGRADAIYEPKMNIWDTAPLFPIIEEAGGRISSLDGDRALTMKNSLASNGILHEALCEILRNNAE from the coding sequence ATGAAAGAACTACTAGCCTTCGCCATCGAAATGGCCGAAAACGCGGGCAAGATTATCCTTCAATATTATCAAAAAGAGATACAAGTCGATTCCAAACCCGATAACTCCCCCGTTACCATCGCCGACCGTTCCGCCGAGGAATTTCTGCGGGCGGAAATCGGCAAGCGCTTTCCCGACGACGCCATCCTTGGCGAAGAATTCGGCGTCAAAGACGGCCATTCCGGCTTCCGCTGGATTCTCGATCCCATCGACGGAACCAAATCCTTCGTGCGCGGCGTGCCGCTCTTCGGCTGCATGATCGCCTTGGAACGGGACGGCAAAAGCCTGCTTGGCGTGGTGCGCTTCCCGGTGTTGGGCGATACGATAGCGGCGTTGTCTGGCGAGGGTTGCTTCCTCAACGGAAACCGATGCCGCGCCTCCCAAACCCGCGAGGTATCCAAAGCCTCCATCATGATGCAGCCGCCTAATGCGATTATGCGTTATCAAGGAGAAAAAGCGCTCTTGCGCTTGCTGCGCGATACCGGCGTTCAATATACCTATGCGGATTGCTACGGCTTTCTTTTGGTGGCCGCGGGCCGCGCCGACGCCATCTACGAACCGAAAATGAATATTTGGGATACGGCTCCCCTTTTCCCTATCATCGAAGAAGCCGGAGGCCGCATATCCAGCCTGGACGGCGACCGCGCATTGACAATGAAAAATTCCCTCGCCTCCAATGGAATTTTGCACGAAGCCTTATGCGAGATTCTTAGAAACAATGCTGAATAA
- a CDS encoding type II toxin-antitoxin system RelE/ParE family toxin, protein MKVSYNPAFLKDIKSLRGAPIYEKIKNLSFFKIPQYIDIKDIPNLVKITKSDNAYRIRVGDYRIGVRYRGDCLIFVRCLHRKEIYRYFP, encoded by the coding sequence ATGAAAGTATCATACAACCCCGCCTTTTTAAAAGATATTAAATCTTTAAGAGGCGCTCCAATTTATGAAAAAATCAAAAACCTATCCTTTTTTAAAATCCCACAATATATTGATATAAAGGATATTCCTAACTTAGTCAAAATAACGAAATCAGATAATGCCTATCGCATTCGCGTTGGAGATTACCGAATTGGTGTAAGATACAGGGGAGATTGTTTAATTTTCGTTCGTTGCCTGCACCGAAAAGAGATATATCGCTATTTTCCATAA
- a CDS encoding glutamine synthetase family protein → MNGPLKLDELRKLVKNGAVDTIVTVFPDHYGRLMGKRVTAAHFLEYILPQGMEACNYLLSVDMEMNPLSGFEMASWGKGYGDFHGVVDMATLRLIPWLEATALVFADLEWEAGGPVVQSPRAILRRQIDRAKQKGLHPMMGSELEFYLFRDNEDGCGCHGGESHSPSTDYLIDYHILGTTPDEDVIRQIRNGMNGANIPVEFSKGEWGKGQHEINLLYADALEMADRHAVYKNGVKEIAWLNGARATFMAKPEAGAAGSSFHLHVSVCDESGKNNLFWDKRKKTGSTLFRQFLGGLLRYTQECFLFYAPTVNSYKRYLSNSFAPTKIAWGEDNRTTGFRVIGHGSSYRIENRMPGADANPYMAYAAAIAAGLAGIEEELDSGDPYKGNAYQDDSLERVPMGLKEAANHLEQSCMARTAFGDEVVDHYVRLARWECQAFDESVTDWERRRYFERI, encoded by the coding sequence ATGAATGGTCCTTTGAAGCTGGATGAGTTGCGAAAGCTGGTCAAAAACGGAGCCGTCGATACTATAGTAACCGTTTTTCCCGATCATTACGGACGGTTGATGGGAAAGCGGGTGACGGCGGCGCATTTCTTGGAGTATATCCTGCCGCAGGGTATGGAAGCCTGCAATTACCTGCTAAGCGTGGATATGGAGATGAATCCACTTTCCGGCTTCGAGATGGCGAGCTGGGGAAAAGGCTACGGCGATTTTCATGGCGTCGTTGATATGGCGACATTGCGGCTGATTCCGTGGTTGGAAGCGACGGCGTTGGTATTCGCCGACTTGGAATGGGAAGCGGGCGGGCCGGTGGTTCAATCGCCCCGCGCCATTTTGCGGCGGCAAATCGATCGGGCGAAACAAAAGGGACTGCATCCCATGATGGGATCGGAGCTGGAGTTTTATCTGTTTCGAGACAATGAGGATGGATGCGGATGTCATGGAGGAGAATCCCATTCGCCTTCCACGGATTACTTGATCGATTACCATATTCTGGGTACAACGCCGGATGAGGACGTTATTCGTCAAATCCGCAATGGCATGAACGGCGCGAATATTCCAGTGGAGTTCAGCAAAGGCGAATGGGGCAAAGGGCAGCATGAGATCAACCTGCTGTATGCGGACGCTTTGGAAATGGCGGACCGGCACGCCGTTTACAAGAACGGCGTAAAGGAAATCGCTTGGCTCAACGGCGCCCGCGCTACGTTTATGGCCAAACCGGAGGCGGGAGCCGCTGGTTCCAGTTTTCATCTGCATGTCAGCGTTTGCGACGAATCAGGTAAGAATAATTTATTCTGGGATAAACGGAAGAAAACTGGTTCTACCCTATTCCGCCAATTTTTGGGCGGCCTTTTGCGATATACGCAGGAATGTTTTCTTTTTTATGCTCCGACGGTGAATTCCTACAAACGTTATCTATCCAACTCCTTCGCTCCGACGAAAATCGCGTGGGGAGAGGATAACCGCACCACCGGCTTCCGCGTAATTGGACATGGCTCTTCCTACCGCATCGAGAACAGGATGCCAGGCGCCGATGCCAATCCCTACATGGCCTATGCCGCCGCTATCGCCGCTGGACTAGCGGGAATCGAGGAAGAACTCGATAGCGGAGATCCCTATAAGGGAAACGCCTATCAGGACGATTCTCTGGAAAGAGTTCCAATGGGATTGAAGGAGGCGGCAAACCATTTGGAGCAAAGCTGCATGGCCAGAACGGCTTTTGGCGACGAAGTCGTCGATCATTACGTCCGCTTAGCGCGATGGGAATGCCAAGCCTTCGACGAATCGGTGACGGACTGGGAACGGCGGCGGTATTTCGAACGCATCTAA
- a CDS encoding ammonium transporter, whose amino-acid sequence MMSWTRRGLILMAGMMLAGVISLPVLAQEAAKIDSGDTAWIITSTLLVMVMTAPGLALFYGGLVNQRNVLTTLMHSFFCLCLVSVQWVVIGYTLSFGATQGGVIGGLGHLFFNGVGPDANGTIPQLVFAMFQCMFAVITVGLITGAYAERISFSAFVLFSLLWTTLIYDPLCHWVWGGGWMGPKGLKALDFAGGTVVHISSGVSALVTILVIGKRHGYPHSITPPHNLPFTLIGASLLWFGWFGFNAGSALAANGLAGLAFCVTNTAAATAALTWLLIEKIFHGKPTILGAATGAVAGLVAITPASGFVSVCSSLWIGAGAGIVCYIGVNTIKKRFGYDDTLDVFGVHGLGGTWGALATGLFASEAAGGTNGLFYGNPTQLWLQFVSVAATIAYAGIGTFIILKIVGMITPLRVKVEDEVAGMDLSQHGEVAYNFFSPGMSPTSH is encoded by the coding sequence ATGATGAGTTGGACTCGGAGAGGTTTAATCTTAATGGCCGGTATGATGTTAGCCGGCGTCATTTCCTTGCCCGTCCTAGCGCAAGAAGCGGCGAAAATCGATTCCGGCGATACGGCGTGGATCATTACATCCACTTTGTTGGTCATGGTCATGACCGCGCCGGGTTTAGCCTTGTTTTATGGCGGTCTGGTCAATCAACGCAATGTATTGACAACGTTAATGCACAGTTTCTTTTGCTTATGCTTGGTTAGCGTTCAGTGGGTTGTTATCGGTTACACGTTATCATTCGGCGCTACGCAAGGCGGCGTTATAGGCGGCTTGGGACATCTTTTCTTCAACGGAGTGGGACCAGACGCCAATGGAACTATACCCCAACTCGTTTTCGCCATGTTCCAGTGCATGTTCGCCGTCATAACCGTGGGTTTGATTACCGGCGCTTATGCGGAACGCATCAGTTTTTCCGCCTTCGTCCTCTTCTCGCTCCTTTGGACGACATTGATCTACGATCCCTTGTGCCATTGGGTGTGGGGCGGGGGTTGGATGGGGCCGAAGGGTTTGAAAGCCCTTGATTTTGCAGGCGGAACCGTCGTTCATATCAGTTCCGGAGTTTCCGCATTGGTTACGATCCTCGTTATCGGTAAGCGGCACGGGTATCCTCATTCCATCACCCCGCCGCACAATTTACCCTTTACTCTGATCGGCGCTTCTTTGCTCTGGTTTGGATGGTTCGGATTTAATGCAGGCAGCGCCCTCGCCGCTAACGGGTTGGCGGGCCTTGCATTCTGCGTGACGAACACGGCGGCCGCCACAGCGGCTCTCACCTGGCTGCTGATCGAAAAAATATTCCACGGCAAGCCTACTATCCTGGGCGCCGCGACGGGGGCCGTCGCTGGATTGGTCGCCATTACTCCCGCCTCCGGTTTCGTCAGCGTCTGCTCTTCTCTATGGATCGGCGCCGGAGCGGGCATCGTCTGTTATATCGGAGTCAATACCATTAAAAAACGGTTTGGATACGACGATACGCTGGACGTATTCGGCGTACACGGCTTGGGTGGAACCTGGGGCGCCCTCGCCACGGGACTTTTCGCCAGCGAAGCCGCCGGTGGAACCAACGGATTGTTCTACGGCAATCCCACCCAACTCTGGCTGCAATTCGTGAGCGTCGCGGCGACCATCGCTTACGCCGGAATTGGAACATTCATTATTCTGAAAATTGTGGGTATGATTACTCCCTTAAGAGTGAAAGTGGAAGATGAAGTGGCGGGAATGGATCTGAGCCAACACGGCGAAGTGGCCTATAACTTCTTTTCTCCTGGCATGAGTCCAACCAGCCATTAA
- a CDS encoding MFS transporter has translation MAEVLTREQRNWRIRIFIVTWLAYAGFYLCRKNLGVIAPQLKEMGLTDFQYANIIFGYSLLYAIGQFINGVLSDRFGPRFIVGIGLLLVIASNIYMGFIGTFFTLLLVLNCFNGIGQSTGWSGLVKNMATWFRREERGVVMAWWGTNYVLGGFIATGVATYFAYDLPFFASWGWRRGFWFPAILLSVILLVYVLFARNKPSDASLPDFPEDDEHIQQAAASNTPAMTSQNQVSWDIFLEVLSKPTVWIIAIMYFFLKLTRYAFLFWLPIYMTERLGYSGQAAGYTSSVYELIGFTGAVSAGYLSDKLFGSRRFPVGSLFLFGLGIAFFLHPTLAGFGPLGNAIGISLIGFLTYGPDTLMTGAGAQDDGSQRGAATAAGFINGVGSTGQLLSGYIVAYVKEAFGWDAIFHLFVIFAFVGAALLAVKWNYLPNRPAEK, from the coding sequence ATGGCCGAAGTATTAACCCGCGAACAAAGGAATTGGCGTATTCGCATCTTCATCGTAACTTGGCTCGCTTATGCGGGCTTTTACCTTTGCCGCAAAAACCTGGGCGTCATTGCGCCCCAATTGAAGGAAATGGGGCTGACCGATTTCCAATACGCCAATATCATCTTCGGCTACAGCCTGCTTTACGCTATCGGCCAATTTATCAACGGCGTTCTCTCCGATCGCTTCGGACCGCGCTTTATTGTCGGAATAGGCTTGCTTCTTGTTATCGCATCCAATATTTATATGGGATTTATCGGGACTTTTTTTACCCTTCTTCTTGTTTTGAATTGCTTCAACGGCATAGGACAATCGACGGGTTGGTCCGGTTTGGTGAAAAACATGGCCACGTGGTTCCGCCGGGAGGAACGAGGCGTGGTCATGGCCTGGTGGGGGACGAATTACGTCTTGGGCGGCTTCATCGCCACAGGCGTCGCCACCTATTTCGCCTACGATCTGCCTTTTTTCGCTTCGTGGGGATGGCGAAGGGGGTTCTGGTTTCCGGCAATACTTCTCTCCGTCATTCTGCTCGTTTATGTCTTATTCGCTCGTAATAAACCCTCGGACGCGAGCTTACCCGATTTCCCTGAAGACGATGAACATATCCAACAAGCCGCCGCATCCAATACGCCAGCGATGACGAGTCAAAACCAGGTTTCCTGGGATATTTTTCTCGAAGTTCTTTCGAAACCCACCGTGTGGATAATCGCCATCATGTATTTCTTTTTGAAATTGACGCGCTACGCCTTCCTTTTCTGGCTGCCCATCTACATGACGGAACGTCTAGGCTATAGCGGCCAGGCGGCGGGATACACTTCGTCCGTTTACGAGTTGATCGGTTTCACCGGCGCCGTAAGCGCAGGTTATCTCTCGGATAAACTATTCGGTTCGCGCCGCTTTCCCGTCGGATCGCTCTTCTTGTTTGGTTTGGGAATCGCGTTTTTCCTCCATCCTACCCTGGCGGGTTTTGGACCTCTTGGCAACGCCATCGGCATCTCTTTGATCGGCTTCCTGACGTATGGGCCGGATACTCTGATGACCGGCGCGGGCGCCCAGGACGATGGCTCACAGCGCGGCGCCGCCACGGCGGCGGGCTTTATTAACGGCGTGGGATCGACGGGACAACTTTTATCGGGATACATCGTCGCCTACGTAAAAGAAGCCTTCGGATGGGACGCGATCTTCCACCTCTTCGTCATCTTTGCCTTCGTAGGCGCCGCTCTATTGGCTGTGAAATGGAATTACCTTCCCAACCGCCCGGCGGAGAAGTAA
- a CDS encoding iron-containing alcohol dehydrogenase: MFTEITRFSFPTTIIFGPRAIKSLPECLQEIGVRKPLLVTDAVLLKTEAFAKTETALKEKGVLFALFSDVHPNPLEDDVEKAGSIFKSEGCDGVIGLGGGSSLDAAKAVTVRVAYDGPLARYEAQAGGYKLITGPLAPIIAIPTTAGTGSEVGRSAVITIPELGRKIVIFSPLLLPKRAIEDPELTVGLPPHLTAATGMDAFTHNLESLVAPLFHPLCDAIAVGGLELIIRYLERAVRDGSDIEARGYMMIAASMGAIAFQKDLGAAHSLAHPLSTEYGLNHGLANAVCLPAVMRFNKEAAAKEYAKTAGLFGFNTFGMPPLEAAERAIEAVTDLNQRIGIPARLRDCGVPEEGLLNLAKKAFLDSCHLTNPRKCTEEDLLALYRESW; this comes from the coding sequence GTGTTTACCGAGATCACTCGCTTTTCTTTTCCCACAACTATTATATTTGGACCGAGAGCTATTAAGTCGCTGCCGGAATGTCTTCAGGAAATCGGCGTTCGAAAACCACTTTTGGTTACGGATGCGGTATTGCTGAAGACGGAAGCCTTCGCAAAGACGGAGACGGCGTTGAAAGAGAAGGGCGTCCTTTTCGCACTTTTCTCCGATGTGCATCCCAATCCGCTGGAAGACGATGTGGAAAAAGCCGGTTCAATATTCAAGAGCGAGGGTTGCGACGGCGTCATCGGCCTAGGCGGGGGCAGCTCGCTGGACGCCGCCAAAGCCGTAACTGTGCGCGTCGCTTATGATGGGCCTCTAGCGAGGTACGAAGCGCAGGCGGGAGGGTATAAGCTCATCACGGGACCGCTGGCGCCAATTATCGCCATTCCCACGACGGCGGGAACCGGCAGCGAGGTGGGGCGCAGCGCCGTTATCACGATTCCGGAATTGGGACGGAAAATCGTTATTTTTAGCCCGCTGCTGTTGCCCAAACGCGCCATAGAAGACCCTGAGTTGACGGTCGGCCTGCCGCCGCACTTGACGGCGGCCACGGGAATGGATGCTTTTACCCACAACCTGGAATCGCTGGTGGCGCCTCTCTTTCATCCCCTCTGCGACGCTATTGCTGTGGGCGGATTGGAATTGATTATCCGCTATCTGGAACGGGCGGTGCGCGATGGGAGCGACATCGAAGCGCGCGGCTATATGATGATCGCCGCCAGCATGGGGGCGATTGCGTTTCAAAAGGATTTAGGAGCGGCTCATTCGTTGGCGCATCCTCTATCTACGGAATACGGCTTGAATCATGGCTTGGCTAACGCGGTTTGCCTGCCCGCCGTGATGCGCTTCAATAAGGAAGCGGCGGCGAAGGAATACGCCAAAACCGCCGGATTGTTTGGATTCAATACTTTTGGGATGCCGCCGCTGGAAGCTGCCGAACGGGCTATCGAAGCCGTCACCGATTTGAACCAGCGCATCGGTATTCCCGCCAGGTTGCGCGATTGCGGCGTTCCCGAAGAAGGGTTGCTGAATCTGGCAAAGAAGGCGTTTTTGGATTCCTGCCATCTCACCAATCCGCGAAAATGTACGGAAGAGGATTTGTTGGCGCTTTATCGCGAGAGTTGGTGA
- a CDS encoding P-II family nitrogen regulator — protein sequence MNKIEAIIRPHKLEDLRLALEELGVVGMTVTEVRGFGRQKGHQEIYRGREYTIAFQPKVKVEIACKSEMTERVIDTIRSAVNTGQVGDGKIFVYDLKDAIRIRTGERSEEAL from the coding sequence ATGAATAAAATCGAAGCCATCATTCGTCCTCACAAATTGGAAGACCTGCGCCTGGCGTTGGAAGAACTGGGTGTCGTAGGCATGACAGTCACGGAAGTACGGGGTTTCGGACGCCAGAAAGGACACCAGGAAATCTATCGCGGACGCGAATATACCATCGCCTTTCAACCCAAAGTAAAAGTCGAAATCGCCTGCAAATCGGAAATGACCGAGCGCGTCATCGATACGATTCGCAGCGCCGTGAATACCGGGCAGGTCGGCGACGGCAAAATCTTCGTCTACGATTTGAAAGACGCCATCCGTATCCGCACCGGCGAGCGATCCGAAGAAGCTTTGTAA
- a CDS encoding prepilin-type N-terminal cleavage/methylation domain-containing protein, which translates to MTGRRAFTLIELLIVVAIIGVLAAIAVPNFLNAQMRARIAKVQSDHKSLGTALEMYLLENNSYPGDHDLDNYMNQECGLFKLTTPISYMSALPHDPFVNRKMRLYISQTGNAYAAEGRDDYEMGSGSDNQGANRKHAYSLMSYGPDLLDDNSSHDPFPFFTDMDRYDATNGLKSSGNIFTFGGDYMSGCIVLDWGKDRMGSACN; encoded by the coding sequence ATGACTGGAAGGCGAGCATTTACGTTGATTGAACTTCTGATTGTTGTGGCTATCATCGGCGTTTTGGCGGCCATTGCCGTGCCCAATTTTTTAAATGCACAAATGAGGGCGAGAATCGCGAAAGTTCAATCCGATCATAAATCGCTGGGAACAGCGTTGGAGATGTATTTGCTGGAGAACAATAGTTATCCCGGCGATCACGATTTGGATAACTATATGAACCAGGAATGCGGCCTGTTCAAACTCACTACGCCCATTTCTTATATGAGCGCCCTGCCGCACGATCCCTTCGTCAACCGCAAGATGCGCCTCTATATCAGTCAAACGGGCAACGCCTACGCCGCCGAGGGGCGGGACGATTACGAGATGGGGAGCGGATCTGACAATCAGGGAGCCAATCGCAAACACGCGTATAGTTTGATGAGCTACGGCCCCGATCTTCTCGACGACAACAGCAGCCACGATCCATTTCCTTTCTTTACGGATATGGATAGATACGATGCGACGAACGGCTTGAAATCAAGCGGCAATATTTTCACGTTCGGCGGCGATTACATGTCCGGCTGCATCGTTCTGGATTGGGGCAAGGATAGAATGGGATCCGCTTGCAATTGA
- a CDS encoding PIN domain-containing protein, producing MKIAYVDSAVWIAQCEGKEAYQQIVDEKIASLENDEWMLAFSDLVFLEVLLKPHRQERLDLIEVYDNAFAQALWLPASESVFRDAFDIAHADNLKTVDAIHIAIAVKHKCELFVTTDPDFRNLQSLPLQWIDLSQALPK from the coding sequence ATGAAGATCGCCTATGTGGATTCCGCGGTATGGATCGCCCAATGCGAAGGGAAGGAAGCATATCAGCAAATTGTTGACGAGAAAATCGCTTCGTTGGAGAACGATGAGTGGATGCTTGCCTTTTCCGATTTGGTTTTTCTTGAGGTTCTTCTAAAACCGCATCGCCAAGAACGGTTAGACCTTATTGAAGTCTATGATAATGCCTTTGCGCAAGCTTTATGGCTTCCCGCATCTGAATCCGTTTTTAGAGATGCATTCGACATTGCGCATGCCGATAATCTTAAAACCGTCGATGCCATTCACATTGCCATCGCCGTCAAGCATAAATGCGAACTCTTCGTAACCACCGATCCGGATTTTCGCAACCTCCAGAGCCTTCCTCTCCAGTGGATTGATTTGAGCCAGGCCTTGCCAAAGTAA